In Nocardia sp. NBC_00403, the DNA window TTCGGTACGACGCGCAGTCAGGTCCTCGATGGTCGGTGCGACCTGTTTGACGAACTGCACCGCCGCGCCCGCAGGCGTCCAGACCCGCAACGTCAGCTCCGGGATCGCCTTGGTCATCGCGGACTGCGTCATGGCGGCGAAGTCGACGGCCAGGTGGGCCGGGTCGGAGACGATGTCGACAGTCCCGTGCAGCGCCGAGGCGATGGCGCGCAATTCGTCCACCCGCCAGTCGGTTCCGACACCACGGCAGTCGCAGGTGAACATTCCTTCGGACTGCCGGATCTCGGCGGCGAGCGCCTCGGGCTCCTCATGTTCGTTCTTGCCGTCGGTCAGCAAAATCGCATGCACCAGCGCGCCGGGATGCATAGTTGCCAGCTGTCGGGTCAGTCCGAGCCAGGTGCCCATCGCGGTGCCGCCGGTGGGCCGCAGTTTATCGAGGTGGCGGCGCGCCGCGGCCCGGCTCTCCCGGCTTGCGAGCACCGACGGCGTGTCAGTGGGGAACACCAGGCGCGCCATCGAGGTGCCCTGCACGATCGCAAACTTCGCTCCGTCGGGCAACACGTCCAACGCCGCAAGCGTGGCTTTGCGCGCTTCGTCGAATTTTCGCGCCGTGCCCATCGACCCGGAACTGTCGATGATGAGGATCTCCACCCGGTCCGGCGACGGCCCCGCGGCCACGAAATCTGCCCCGGTCTCGATGGTGACGACGGCATCCACCGTGCCCGTCCCTTCGGCCAGATACTCGTTCTGGTCGATCGCTACCGAAATGCCGTTGCCGTCAACCGAACTCACTACTTTTCTCCTGGCTTGTCGGGCTGCCCGACGGGCACAAGCGCAACGGTGATGTTGTCGCTGCCGCCGGAGCGCAACGCGAAGTCGACGAGCTCGCGCGCGGCGAGCAGCGCGGTGGCGGGGGTGGTGGCCATGCCCGCCAGCGCCTCTGGATCGGCCTGGTAGTTCCACAGCCCGTCGCTGCACAGCAACAGGACGCCGGGGCCGGTGGTGCGCAAGGTCCGCACACAGGAGTCCGACCACGGTTTCGGGTCGCTGTCCGCGCCGAGCCAGCGCAGCAGAGTGTGAGCGCGCGGGTCCTTCATGGCGGCCGCTTCGTCCATGGCGCCGGCGTCCACGAGAGCCTGTGCCCACGAATCGTCGGACGACAGTCGCTGGGACGGCGCCGCATCGCGGGCCTGCGGATCGCGGGCACGCAACCAATAGGCGCGGCTGTCACCGACATTCGCGACGGTGATCTCCGCTGTGCCGTCGCCGAGTCGACGCACGACGGCCGAGACGTAGGTGCACGAGGGGGCGTGGCCGTCGTACTCACCGATATCGCGCACTGCCGTGGCAGCGGCCGCGAGTCCAGCCATCACCGCATCCTCGGCGGAGCGCGAGTCACCCAACGCGGCGACGGTGGCATCGACGCCGACCCGTGCCGCGGCACCCGATGCCGCCTGCGGATCCTCCGACGTAGACACCCCGTCGCAGACGACGAGCACCATCGAGGCACGCTGCCACGGGGTTCGGCCCGCTACGACGGCAGCGGCGACCGCATCCTCGTTGCGAGCGTGCGCGATACCGCGATCGGTCACGACACACACCGCACCCAGATCCGCCTCGCACCGGTCCGGTTCGGGACGCAGTTGCCCGCAGTCGCGACAGTAGCCGTCGGCGTCGTAATGAAGCCCGCCGCAGCCGTCGCATGTCGCTGCCGTGTCCGGGTCGGGCTGCGGCAGGGCGACCCGGCGCAGCCCATGGGCGATCAGCGCACCGAGCTCACGACCGCAGGCTTCGCAATAGCGGTCGGCCGCACTGACACTCGCGGCGCATCCCGGGCACCTGGCCGCTGCGGCGGCCTGCCTGCCTGCGTTCACGGCTCCACCCGCGGGCGCTGTATCTATGGTTCGCTCCTTACGCTCGCTCACAACGTCGTCCTCGGCCGGATCCGGTTGGCCCGATCCACCAGTTCGAAACGCGTCCACATATTGTCGGTTTCGCGAGCCAGGTCGCGATAGCACCGTTCCAGTCCGATGCGCACACCGTCCTGGTCCAGGCGCGCGCCGAGCAGCGTTTCATGCGCCGAAGGCACTTTGCCCGCAGCCAGCCAGGCCAGTGCGGCGTCGAGCACCCGCATCCGAATCTGCGCCCCACGGCGTTTGGAGTCCAGCCGCAGCCGCTCGACCCGAGCGCCCGCGTCCCACAGCAGCGATTCGGACAGCTCGGCCGCCGCACGCCCGGTCAGCATTGTTTCCACTGCCGCGATCCGGGCCTCGGAGTGCAGCGCCGATGCGGCGTCCACCTGGTCGAGCGCAGCCACCGCGCCCTCGCGGTCGCCGCGAGCCCGACGCAGGCGAGCAAGGCCGAATACGGCACTGGCAAACGAGTGATCAGTGCGCCACACCGTGTCGTAATAGCGCGATGCCTCCTGGGGCGCCGCCTCCGCACCGGCCAGTTCGGCGACGGCCGCCAATGCCAGTTTCGGCGCAGCCTCACCGGGCAGCGCGGCGTATACGGCATCGAATTCTGCCCGGGCCGTATCGAAATCCCCGGCGAGAAGCCGTGCTTGTCCGCGATACCAGGCCAAACGCCAATCGCCGGGCAGGGTTTCGGCAAGCCCGTCCAGTCGTCGTTCGGCCCCCGCCGAATCTCCCACCTCGAGTGCCGCGCGCACCAGTCGCAGCGGGATCTCCACCGACTCACCGCGCTTGGTGACGACCGCCCGCAGCCCCGCCTCGAAGGCGCTCGCCAATTCCGCAGGCGTACTCCCGGTTGTGGTGGCCAGGAGCGCG includes these proteins:
- a CDS encoding PP2C family protein-serine/threonine phosphatase, with protein sequence MSERKERTIDTAPAGGAVNAGRQAAAAARCPGCAASVSAADRYCEACGRELGALIAHGLRRVALPQPDPDTAATCDGCGGLHYDADGYCRDCGQLRPEPDRCEADLGAVCVVTDRGIAHARNEDAVAAAVVAGRTPWQRASMVLVVCDGVSTSEDPQAASGAAARVGVDATVAALGDSRSAEDAVMAGLAAAATAVRDIGEYDGHAPSCTYVSAVVRRLGDGTAEITVANVGDSRAYWLRARDPQARDAAPSQRLSSDDSWAQALVDAGAMDEAAAMKDPRAHTLLRWLGADSDPKPWSDSCVRTLRTTGPGVLLLCSDGLWNYQADPEALAGMATTPATALLAARELVDFALRSGGSDNITVALVPVGQPDKPGEK
- a CDS encoding vWA domain-containing protein, which gives rise to MSSVDGNGISVAIDQNEYLAEGTGTVDAVVTIETGADFVAAGPSPDRVEILIIDSSGSMGTARKFDEARKATLAALDVLPDGAKFAIVQGTSMARLVFPTDTPSVLASRESRAAARRHLDKLRPTGGTAMGTWLGLTRQLATMHPGALVHAILLTDGKNEHEEPEALAAEIRQSEGMFTCDCRGVGTDWRVDELRAIASALHGTVDIVSDPAHLAVDFAAMTQSAMTKAIPELTLRVWTPAGAAVQFVKQVAPTIEDLTARRTESGAQVGEYPLGAWGAEDRDYHVQVRVEPAAPGREKLAARISVVAGAEVVGQGLVRAVWTTETELSARISRRVAHYTGQAELAQVVQEGLTARKNGDVDTATAKLRRAVQLAAESGNEGTAKLLRGVVEVDEHNGTVRLRAKVEAADEMALDARSTKTARVRKEA